From the genome of Sphingobacterium sp. UGAL515B_05:
TAATAAAGATATCGAAAGTGTCCCAAATAATATTAAGGATAATTTTAATAATCCTGATTTAGAGGTTGTTGTAAGTTTAGACGGACTCTATTCATTTTTAGATGGTGTCAAATCAAAGGGCTACAATTTACTTCTTATGAGTTTAAATAATTATAATGGGGTTAATTTGTCCGTGCTGGCTGATCGGTTTTTTAGAGATTTTTAGAGAAAAAATTATAATTTAATGTAAATTAAATTGTAATTTATTATTTTTGTTTAAAATATCTACCAGATGAATGCATTAGGAAAAAAAATCAGATTACTTAGACACCAAAAGGGGTGGAGTCAAGAGGATGTTGCAAAACGATTGGATATCTCAATCCCAGCATTTTCTAAAATTGAAACAGGGATTACAGATGTGAATTTGTCTCGCCTGAATCAAATTTCAAAATTATTCAATTTGACAGTTGTTCAACTTTTATCTACTTCTGATTCTGAAGAAGACAAAGAGTATGTAAATGAGGTGAATGCTTTGACGCAAAAATTACAACAACGCGATAGCGAAGTAATTGAATTGCAGAAAAAGGTTATTGATCTTTATGAGCAATTGCACAAAAGATAAGGCATATTAAAATTGTTACCGAAAAGGCAATCCAAAGGGTTGCCTTTTTTTGTTTATGCAACTTTATTTTGGTCAAAAGTGATTTTGTTTTTGTTTCTTTGTAAGTATTTTATCAAAAAAATAAAGGTTGATTATTTATGGGGAGATTAAACGGGGATATTACGACTAGCCCGTCGACTGATTTTTTTAAGTCAAATGTATTGGGACAGCGTTCAGGGCTTTTTGTCCTTTTCTTTACAGAAATGTGGGAACGTTTTTCGTTCTACGGGATGCGTGTACTCTTAATGCAGTTTTTAACTGCTGCAGTTATTCAAGGTAGTCCTTTCTCGGGATGGTCTTGGACTGCACAACAAGCTGGAGCACTTTATGGAACCTATGCCATGATGCTCTATTTAACTCCTATTATAGGAGGGATTATAGCGGATAAATATATTGGATCGCGTAAAGCTGTGATCATCGGTTCGGCGATTATGACGCTTGGCCATGCTGCCATGGCCTTTGATACTTCGATTATGTTTTTCCTTGGTTTAGTGTGTCTAGTTATCGGAACGGGTTTCTTCAAGCCTAACATGCCATCTATCTTAGGTGAGATGTATAAAGATCTGCCAGAAAAAAAAGACGGCGCTTATACCATATTTTATATGGGGGTCAATGCCGGTGCTTTCTTTGGTATGATGCTATGTGGATATATTGCCGAAACTTATGGCTGGCATTGGGGATTCGGTTTGGCTGGTATCTTTATGCTTTTGGGAACACTGCAGTTTGTTTTCGCAAAACCACTCATGGGAAATCTTGGTGTTTTAAATAAGTCCACCTCTGGGGAGCATAAAGTTATCGCTGAGGATACGGATACAAGAAATCCATTTACCATACGGGATTATGTATTGATCGCGATAGTTTCTATTATTGGTTTTGTATACGCTTTTAATGACCCTTTATCTAAGAATGGTATTGTTGATGTATTTTCTCGTTTGGATACGCCGTTTCTAAGGGGGCAGTATATAATGGTCATTGTGGCGTTAATTCTCTTCATATATCTTATTGTTACACGGATTATGCGTTATGATAAGGTTGTAAGGGATCGGATGTTCGCAGTTGTGCTGTTAGCTTTTTTCTTGGTCTTCTTTTTTATGAGCTTTGAGCAGGGGGCAACTTCATTAGTTCTTGTGGCTAGAGATAATATTGATAGATCACTTACTGGTGCTGCATTGACAACCTTTAATGTGGTAAATGGTTTATTGACGATTGTACCGCTTTCGATTATCTCTTGGGTTCTGATTAAATTGGCAAAAGTAACCTGGAACAAAATTGCCATTTCAAATATCGTATTGTTTATCTGTTTTGGGTTGATTTGGGGAGCAGTAATCTGGATGTTGTACAATGAGTTCAATAAAGAAGCATCAGAAATCAAAGTTTCTTGGTTCTCTATTCTAAACTCATTTTTTATCATTGCACTAGCCTCTTCAGTATCCAAAATTTGGGAGTCGAAGTATAATCCATCAGCAGCCTTTAAATATGGCTTTGGTCTGATCTTGGTTGCGATAGGATTTTTCATTATTGGATTAGGATCAATAGGAATAAGTCAGGGGGCTAAAATCTCGATGGTATTTTTGGTGCTGACCTATTTGTTCCATACATTGGGTGAATTATTTATTTCACCGGTAGGCCTCTCTTACGTATCGAAATTGGTGCCGGCTCGCATGCTCGCATTTATGTTTGGAATCTGGTATTTAGCGATTGCTATAGCACAGAAGGTTGCAGCGGTATTGGGGGGACAAGTGGAGACCATTCAAGAGGAACACTCTTTGAGTTACTTCTTCTTCTTATTTACAGCAATTCCTGCCTTAGCAGGCCTGTTAGTAATGCTGTTTAATCCATTGATTAAACGATTGATGCACGGAATTAAATAACAAATATATAAGCTTCTTTTACGAAAGAAGCTTTTTTGATTAATATAAATTAGTATGGAGGTTAGTACAAGGGAATCGCTAGAAGAGATTCAAAATTTTGACGGAAAGTACCCAAAGCAAATCTGGAGTTTGTTTTTTTCCGAGATGTGGGAAAGATTCTGTTTCTATGGTATGCGCGGTATGTTGGTGTTCTTTATGATCACACAACTAAACTTTGCTGAAAAGGATGCCAATTTACAGTATGGAGCGACACAGGCATTTGTTTATGCGTTTACATTCATAGGTGGGCTGTTTGCAGACAAAATTCTTGGTTTTAGAAAGTCTTTATTCTGGGGTGGCTTATTGATGATCGTAGGGAGCTTATTTCTTGCAGCAGATCCGCATAAGTATTTCTTTTTTGGTTTATCATTTATCATTATAGGTACCGGTTTTTTTAAACCCAACATATCGACGATGGTAGGCGAGCTGTATAAAAAAGGTGATGTTCGTCGTGATGGTGGTTTTTCGTTGTTTTATGCGGGAATAAATTTAGGTGCATTCTTAGGCGGATATATCTGTGTTGCGATTGGTAAAGGATATATGCTGACGTCAATTATTTCTGAGGGACATCGTTGGAATGTTGCTTTTGGTTTGGCGGCGGTAGGAATGTTGGTTAGTTTAGTGAATTTTCACTTTACCAAAAGGCATTTAGGACCAATAGGACTTCAACCAGGGGATCCTGAGGCCATAGTAAAGACGAAGGCATTACCAAAATGGGTAGAATATGCTGTATATATTGCCACGTTGATTTTTATCCCTATTATTCAGATCATGGTGTCAAAAACGCAGTATACAGACTATTTTATGTACACAATTGGCCCATTGACGCTGTTGTATCTTTTCTATGAAATGTCTAAAGTGACTGCTGAAGAGCGCAAGAAGTTAATTGCTGCCCTGGTGTTTATTCTTTTCTCGATTATTTTTTGGGGAATATATGAGCAAAGTGGCGGTTCATTAAGCATCTTTGCTGCAAAGCATTTGAATGATTCTTTATTGGGCGTTATGACGCTCGATCCAAATGGTGTTAACAATTCAGGGGGAGCGTTATTTATTATTGCATTAGCACCTCTTTTTGGCCTTTTTTGGATTTGGCTGGGCAAACGTAAACTTGAGCCAAATACCATTATTAAGTTTGGTCTTGGTTTTGTTTTCTTGGGATTAGGCTATTATGTCCTATTTGCTACGCGTTTATTCGCTCACGATGGTATGACCTCATTGGATGTCTTTACACTTGCCCTGCTAGTGATCACCGTTGGGGAGCTTTGTCTATCACCAATTGGTCTTTCCATTATGACGAAATTGTCTCCGGCGAGATTGCAAGGTATCATGATGGGAATGTGGTTCTTGGCGAGTGCTTACGGTCAGTATGTAGCAGGTTTGATCGGTGCTAGTATGGCCGAAGCTAAGGAAGGAAGTTCATTGGCGGATAAATTGGTGACTTATACAGAGAGTTATAAACAATTAGGTTTATATTCTTTGATTGCCGGTGTGGTGCTTATAGCCTTGTCGCCTGTTGTACGTAAATTGATGGGTAACGTGAAATAAGCGTTAACAATTTTGACACATTAAAGTTATTCGTTCAACATAAAAAAAGCTTGATTATTAAATCAAGCTTTTTTTATATCAATAAATCCATTTGAATTTATAATCTTTTTCTGGAACCTTCATCCGATCAGCCAGTCTAGCCAAACGATCGGGTAGTTTTAGTAGATAATCTCTCGCTTTCTCGCCTTTATCATTCAGCCCTGTGACTTGATCTATTTGCCATTCGTTGTTTAGGTCTTTCAATATATCAACATAGTCTAAGGCAGTATATACACCCAGTCGTTGAGCTGCATCAGAGAAATGTGCAAATGCTTCTCCTTGGGGCTCGCCTGCTTCTCTTAAGAACTGGGCTGGCATAACAATTTTTTTACGCATCATATCCTCAAATGCAATCATGACTTCACTCGGGTCTACTGTGATTGCTTTTGAAATAAAAGACATATAGGCTTTGGCATGGCGTGCTTCATCAGATGCGATGACACCACACATTTTTGCCAAAAGTTTATCACCGCTTTTTTTAGAAAGCCCAGATACACGACGGTGGGAAACGTTGGTTGCCAATTCCTGAAATGAAGTATAAATAAAATTCCGGTAAGGGTCTGCACCAGTACCGATATCAAAACCGTCTTGAATAAGATATTGCGTAGACATTTCAAATTGACGCATGTCTATTCTACCTGACAAATAAAGGTATTTGTTCAACAGGTCCCCGTGGCGGTTTTCTTCAGCCGTCCAAGCGCGTACCCATTTCATCCATCCACCTTGTTCGTTTTTGTCAACATCTTCTACCATGGTCAACCATGATTCGTACGTTGGAAGGGCCTCTTCGGTGATGGTGTCTCCAACTAATACTGCGACCAAATCATAAGAGAGTTCTTTTGCACTTTCCTGCAACTCTTTTACTTCCTCAAAAAAAGTGTCCCTAGAAGAATCTGGAAGAAAATCGGCAGGTTGCCACATGTCTTCAACAGGCTTCAGGTATTCGCTCATCTCATTGAGCATGAACGGTTCCAAATAGGCCATCACTTCTTTACGTGAGCCTTCTGGTAAATTTAGAGGTAATTCTTGCATATCATTACAAAGGTAACTAAATAGCATCAATAAATTATAAAAGCGAACTATAATTGTTTAAAATGCCAGAAATTACTTTTTTGGCTGAGGATACCTTGGAAAACCGACATTGATAATGACATAAAAAACAGATTGGCCAGCCTGTATTCGATAAAATACTATTAACTTTGTATAAATTATTTAGACGACGTTGGAAAAATTTAATATAGATAAAATACGTGCCGATTTTCCGATTCTGAAGAGAGAGGTCAATGGTAAACCATTGGTTTATTTGGATAACGGCGCGACAACACAGAAGCCGAGTTCTGTTATCAATTCGATTGTACATTATTATACAGATATGAATAGTAATGTGCATCGGGGCGTACATTATCTTAGTCAGATATCGACGGACGCTTTTGAGGTGACTCGGAAAAAAGTTCAGGCTTTCATCAATGCTGCTGAAGATAAGGAAATCATTATCACCAAAGGAACCACAGATGGAATTAATCTGATTGCAACTTGTTATGGCAGAGCTTTTATCCACGAAGGTGATGAGATTATTATCTCAGCGATGGAACACCATTCTAATATTGTGCCTTGGCAGATGCTTTGTGATGAAAAGGGCTGTAAAATTCGGGTTATTCCGATGAATGATAAAGGTGAGCTTGATATGGATGCCTACAGCAATTTGTTTAATGAGAAAACCAAATTAGTTGCTGTAACTTATGTTTCAAACTCCCTCGGGACAATCAATCCTGTGCGTGAGATGATTTCAATTGCTCACCAACATGGTGCTGTTGTGTTAGTTGATGCTGCACAGGCGGTTCAACATATACAGATTGATGTTCAAAAGCTTGATGTAGATTTTTTGGTATTCTCCGGGCATAAAATGTACGGCCCTACTGGAGTTGGGGTGTTATACGGTAAAGAGGACTTATTGAACGCGATGCCGCCTTATCAGGGTGGTGGAGATATGATTAAAGAGGTCACTTTTGAAAAAACGACCTATAACGAACTGCCCTTTAAATTTGAGGCGGGTACGCCCAATATTGAGGCCGGTATCTGTCTGAACGAGGCTATCGATTATATCAATTCTATAGGTCTGGAAAATATCGAGGCCTACGAACACGATTTGTTGCAGTACGCTACGGAGAAGTTGGCTGAAATTCCGGGAATGCGGTTTATTGGAACAGCCGAGAAGAAATGTTCCGTTATTTCATTTGTAATCGACGGTACGCATCCTTATGACGTTGGTGTGATCTTGGATAAATTAGGAATCGCTGTGCGTACAGGCCATCATTGTGCCCAACCTGTCATGGATAGGTTTGGCATCCCGGGAACGATTCGTGCTTCTTTAGCCGTATATAATACAAAAGAGGAAATAGATATTTTGGTCGCCGGTATTCAACGCGCGGTCAATATGTTGGTTTAATAAAAAATAGGTATGACCATTAATGAAATACAGGATGAATTAATTGAGGATTTTGCTTTCTTTACGGATTGGATGGAAAAATATGAGTACATCATCCAGCTGGGAAAAGAAGTGCCTCTAATTGATGAACAATACAAAACAGATGAATATATCATCAAAGGATGTCAGTCCAAAGTATGGCTTTTCCCGGAAATAAAAGATGGAAAAGTGTATTTTACGGCAGATAGCGATGCGATTATCACAAAAGGCTTGGTGAGTTTAATGGTCAAAGTGCTATCTGGACATAGCGCCAAGGAGATCGTTGATGCCGATTTATATTTTGTAGATAAAATAGGGTTAAAAGAACATTTGTCACCGACAAGGGCAAATGGCTTGCTATCCATGATTAAACAAATGAAATTGTACGCATTGGCATTGCAAGTGAAAGCTTAAAAGGGGATTATTCATCCCCTTTTCTTAATACTCTTTTACATAGCTCTTATCCTCAGCTTGAGGTTCCTCTTGAAATTATCCTATGAGCTCCTGGATAATGATTTTTTTCATTTTCATGAGCGCTTCATTTGCCCCCGGTCGCTGAAGTAATGTTGCAATTTGTTCGGGTACGATCTGCCAGCTTACGCCGAATTCGTCTTTACACCAGCCACACATGCTCTCTTTACCTTTCTTCGTGATATTATTCCAGAAATAATCAATTTCCTGCTGATCTTTACAGAGGATGGTGAGTGAAATACCTTCGTTAAACGTGAAAGTTTGAGGAACTCCGCTATCCATTGCCATGAGCGTAAAATCCCGGACTAAAAATTGGGTATGTTGGATTGATCCGATATATTCACCTGCTGTGTATTTCATGATTCCATTGCTTCGAAAATCATGAAATAATTCTGCATAAAATGCTAAAGCTTGTTCGCAATTTCCCTGTTGCTCTCCGCAATACATTAAGGTTGGTACAATTGCCTGTTGGTTGGTGTCGCTTAGTTTACCGAGGTATAATTGCCAATTGACACCAAACTTGTCGGCCAGCCAGCCGTAGTAAGGGCTCCAAGGGTAGGAGTTTAGTGGCATTAAGGTATTGCCGCCCACAGCAAGTGAATTCCAGATACGATCAATTTCCTCTTTGCTTTCGCAAATGGCCATAAATGATATGGAGGGGTTGGGTTTGAATATGGGACCTCCATTTATTCCAATAAATTTTACACCGTTTAGGACAGCTTCAACAACGATGGGAGAGCTATTGCTAATATGGCTTTCCGGGAAGATGCGACAGTAAAGATCAAAGGCTTCCTGCGCGTTTTGATCGAACCAAATGGATGGGATAATTGAATTATTCATCATTTTCTTTTTGTTTTAGCGTTCACCTATTTGTATTTGTCGTTCAAGCCCTTTTTAGCGAGGACCAACGGCTTAATTTTTTCAAGACGGGATTGTTTCGTTTTTTCTTGCTTGGCCTCATCGATGTACTCGACGTATTCTTTCTGTTTTCCTGGTGTTAAAGCCCGAAAACTTTTCCCGAAGGTCGGATCTGCCTGTAGCGCTTCTAATAATAGGCCAGTGGGGGGCTTCGTTGGAGATTTCGTTGGTTTGAGCTCTTTTCCCTCGTCAATGGTTTGGATGGATTCTTGGATATAGGCGGCTATTTTTTCGACATCCATATCCATAACGTCTTCAAAGCGCCATTGTCGTAATGCTTTCGTTTTTCCTTCGGAGGCACTGATGAGATGTTTATCCGGATCGGCTAAGAATACACCATTATAAAACCAGAGGGAAAAGAAATTTTTAAAGCCGCCCCAACCGATGACATTTTTTCCTTTATGAGTATAGATGTAACTCCCCCATTTGAATTCCTTTTTTAAGGAAGTTCGCAGGATGATTTGCTGCATGAGTTCTTCGGCCTCCTGCCAGTTCCCTCGGCTTTGGTACCAATTAGGGCCTTGTTTGTCTTTAAGCTTATCAATATTAAAATTGACAATATCGGTAATTATTTGTGTTGGAATCGGTTGATCCAAGGGGATTTGTATCGCACCTTTTGTGGTCTTAAAATTTTTGAGTTCTGTAGCGAAGTGCGCAATAGCAGCTGGTCCTGGATAGAGGCCCAAATGGTTTTTGTTCATCGCAAAATGGATGATATTACCCTTGTATCTGAAGGTCGGCATTTGATAAGAGATCGTTTCATCTGCAGAAGAAGGGACTAAGCCAGCAATAAGCTGTCTCACCTTGATCAGATATTCTTTTTTCTCCCCTTCAAATTGATTGATATATTCGTCTATTGTTGCGATGCTCGTTGCCATAATTTGTGTTATTCTTTGATTCTCGTATACTTAT
Proteins encoded in this window:
- a CDS encoding helix-turn-helix domain-containing protein, with translation MNALGKKIRLLRHQKGWSQEDVAKRLDISIPAFSKIETGITDVNLSRLNQISKLFNLTVVQLLSTSDSEEDKEYVNEVNALTQKLQQRDSEVIELQKKVIDLYEQLHKR
- a CDS encoding peptide MFS transporter — translated: MGRLNGDITTSPSTDFFKSNVLGQRSGLFVLFFTEMWERFSFYGMRVLLMQFLTAAVIQGSPFSGWSWTAQQAGALYGTYAMMLYLTPIIGGIIADKYIGSRKAVIIGSAIMTLGHAAMAFDTSIMFFLGLVCLVIGTGFFKPNMPSILGEMYKDLPEKKDGAYTIFYMGVNAGAFFGMMLCGYIAETYGWHWGFGLAGIFMLLGTLQFVFAKPLMGNLGVLNKSTSGEHKVIAEDTDTRNPFTIRDYVLIAIVSIIGFVYAFNDPLSKNGIVDVFSRLDTPFLRGQYIMVIVALILFIYLIVTRIMRYDKVVRDRMFAVVLLAFFLVFFFMSFEQGATSLVLVARDNIDRSLTGAALTTFNVVNGLLTIVPLSIISWVLIKLAKVTWNKIAISNIVLFICFGLIWGAVIWMLYNEFNKEASEIKVSWFSILNSFFIIALASSVSKIWESKYNPSAAFKYGFGLILVAIGFFIIGLGSIGISQGAKISMVFLVLTYLFHTLGELFISPVGLSYVSKLVPARMLAFMFGIWYLAIAIAQKVAAVLGGQVETIQEEHSLSYFFFLFTAIPALAGLLVMLFNPLIKRLMHGIK
- a CDS encoding peptide MFS transporter codes for the protein MEVSTRESLEEIQNFDGKYPKQIWSLFFSEMWERFCFYGMRGMLVFFMITQLNFAEKDANLQYGATQAFVYAFTFIGGLFADKILGFRKSLFWGGLLMIVGSLFLAADPHKYFFFGLSFIIIGTGFFKPNISTMVGELYKKGDVRRDGGFSLFYAGINLGAFLGGYICVAIGKGYMLTSIISEGHRWNVAFGLAAVGMLVSLVNFHFTKRHLGPIGLQPGDPEAIVKTKALPKWVEYAVYIATLIFIPIIQIMVSKTQYTDYFMYTIGPLTLLYLFYEMSKVTAEERKKLIAALVFILFSIIFWGIYEQSGGSLSIFAAKHLNDSLLGVMTLDPNGVNNSGGALFIIALAPLFGLFWIWLGKRKLEPNTIIKFGLGFVFLGLGYYVLFATRLFAHDGMTSLDVFTLALLVITVGELCLSPIGLSIMTKLSPARLQGIMMGMWFLASAYGQYVAGLIGASMAEAKEGSSLADKLVTYTESYKQLGLYSLIAGVVLIALSPVVRKLMGNVK
- a CDS encoding acyl-ACP desaturase, producing the protein MQELPLNLPEGSRKEVMAYLEPFMLNEMSEYLKPVEDMWQPADFLPDSSRDTFFEEVKELQESAKELSYDLVAVLVGDTITEEALPTYESWLTMVEDVDKNEQGGWMKWVRAWTAEENRHGDLLNKYLYLSGRIDMRQFEMSTQYLIQDGFDIGTGADPYRNFIYTSFQELATNVSHRRVSGLSKKSGDKLLAKMCGVIASDEARHAKAYMSFISKAITVDPSEVMIAFEDMMRKKIVMPAQFLREAGEPQGEAFAHFSDAAQRLGVYTALDYVDILKDLNNEWQIDQVTGLNDKGEKARDYLLKLPDRLARLADRMKVPEKDYKFKWIY
- a CDS encoding cysteine desulfurase, with amino-acid sequence MEKFNIDKIRADFPILKREVNGKPLVYLDNGATTQKPSSVINSIVHYYTDMNSNVHRGVHYLSQISTDAFEVTRKKVQAFINAAEDKEIIITKGTTDGINLIATCYGRAFIHEGDEIIISAMEHHSNIVPWQMLCDEKGCKIRVIPMNDKGELDMDAYSNLFNEKTKLVAVTYVSNSLGTINPVREMISIAHQHGAVVLVDAAQAVQHIQIDVQKLDVDFLVFSGHKMYGPTGVGVLYGKEDLLNAMPPYQGGGDMIKEVTFEKTTYNELPFKFEAGTPNIEAGICLNEAIDYINSIGLENIEAYEHDLLQYATEKLAEIPGMRFIGTAEKKCSVISFVIDGTHPYDVGVILDKLGIAVRTGHHCAQPVMDRFGIPGTIRASLAVYNTKEEIDILVAGIQRAVNMLV
- a CDS encoding SufE family protein, whose protein sequence is MTINEIQDELIEDFAFFTDWMEKYEYIIQLGKEVPLIDEQYKTDEYIIKGCQSKVWLFPEIKDGKVYFTADSDAIITKGLVSLMVKVLSGHSAKEIVDADLYFVDKIGLKEHLSPTRANGLLSMIKQMKLYALALQVKA
- a CDS encoding VOC family protein produces the protein MMNNSIIPSIWFDQNAQEAFDLYCRIFPESHISNSSPIVVEAVLNGVKFIGINGGPIFKPNPSISFMAICESKEEIDRIWNSLAVGGNTLMPLNSYPWSPYYGWLADKFGVNWQLYLGKLSDTNQQAIVPTLMYCGEQQGNCEQALAFYAELFHDFRSNGIMKYTAGEYIGSIQHTQFLVRDFTLMAMDSGVPQTFTFNEGISLTILCKDQQEIDYFWNNITKKGKESMCGWCKDEFGVSWQIVPEQIATLLQRPGANEALMKMKKIIIQELIG
- a CDS encoding DUF1801 domain-containing protein, whose amino-acid sequence is MATSIATIDEYINQFEGEKKEYLIKVRQLIAGLVPSSADETISYQMPTFRYKGNIIHFAMNKNHLGLYPGPAAIAHFATELKNFKTTKGAIQIPLDQPIPTQIITDIVNFNIDKLKDKQGPNWYQSRGNWQEAEELMQQIILRTSLKKEFKWGSYIYTHKGKNVIGWGGFKNFFSLWFYNGVFLADPDKHLISASEGKTKALRQWRFEDVMDMDVEKIAAYIQESIQTIDEGKELKPTKSPTKPPTGLLLEALQADPTFGKSFRALTPGKQKEYVEYIDEAKQEKTKQSRLEKIKPLVLAKKGLNDKYK